Proteins found in one Pyxidicoccus trucidator genomic segment:
- the murC gene encoding UDP-N-acetylmuramate--L-alanine ligase, producing the protein MTKNKPPSLFKTRHAAQVHFVGIGGIGMSGIAEVLLNLGYRVSGSDLKESDITRRLTRMGATFFEGHRAQNLVQADVVVISSAVRKDNPEVVTARQRKIPVIPRAEMLAELMRLKYAVAVAGSHGKTTTTSMVATVLSAAGLDPTAVVGGKVNVLDSNAKLGKSELMVVEADESDGSFLKLHPSIAIVTNIDPEHMDHYGTLEHLQTAFVEFCNRVPFYGLNVLCLDNPNVQALLPRIEKRFVTYGSSHMADYRLENIQLDGFTTTFQAFRRDEPLGEFRVRMVGAHNAFNALAVIAVAEEMDIPLETVRGALAEFGGVQRRFTVRGEAQGITVVDDYGHHPTEVLATLAGARRAFGRRLVVAFQPHRYTRTHDLMKEFTTAFNDSDVLFVTSVYAAGEERIPGATGDALAEAIRAHGHRDVTFVEKRLDLPAALLPRLREGDLVLTLGAGDITQVGPDLLSLLGTSPLSKG; encoded by the coding sequence GTGACGAAGAACAAGCCGCCCAGCCTCTTCAAGACGCGCCATGCCGCGCAGGTGCACTTCGTGGGCATCGGCGGCATCGGCATGAGCGGCATCGCCGAGGTGCTCCTCAACCTGGGCTACCGCGTGTCCGGCAGCGACTTGAAGGAGAGCGACATCACCCGGCGCCTGACGCGCATGGGCGCCACCTTCTTCGAGGGCCACCGCGCGCAGAACCTCGTCCAGGCGGACGTGGTGGTCATCTCCTCCGCGGTGCGCAAGGACAACCCGGAGGTCGTCACCGCGCGCCAGCGGAAGATTCCCGTCATCCCCCGCGCGGAGATGCTCGCGGAGTTGATGCGCCTGAAGTACGCCGTCGCGGTGGCGGGCAGCCATGGGAAGACGACGACGACGTCCATGGTGGCCACCGTGCTGAGCGCGGCGGGGCTGGACCCCACGGCGGTGGTGGGCGGCAAGGTGAACGTGCTCGACTCCAACGCCAAGCTGGGCAAGAGCGAGCTGATGGTGGTGGAGGCGGACGAGAGCGACGGCAGCTTCCTCAAGCTGCACCCGTCCATCGCCATCGTCACCAACATCGACCCGGAGCACATGGACCACTACGGCACGCTGGAGCACCTCCAGACGGCCTTCGTGGAGTTCTGCAACCGGGTGCCCTTCTACGGCCTCAACGTCCTCTGCCTGGACAACCCCAACGTCCAGGCGCTGCTGCCGCGAATCGAGAAGCGCTTCGTCACCTACGGCAGCTCGCACATGGCGGACTACCGGCTGGAGAACATCCAGTTGGACGGCTTCACCACCACCTTCCAGGCCTTCCGCCGGGACGAGCCGCTGGGCGAGTTCCGCGTGCGCATGGTGGGCGCGCACAACGCCTTCAACGCGCTGGCCGTCATCGCCGTGGCGGAGGAGATGGACATCCCCCTGGAGACGGTGCGCGGCGCGCTGGCCGAGTTCGGCGGCGTGCAGCGGCGCTTCACCGTGCGCGGTGAGGCGCAGGGCATCACCGTGGTGGACGACTACGGGCACCACCCCACCGAAGTCCTCGCCACGCTGGCCGGCGCCCGGCGGGCCTTCGGCCGGCGCCTGGTGGTGGCCTTCCAGCCGCACCGCTACACGCGCACCCACGACTTGATGAAGGAGTTCACCACCGCCTTCAACGACTCGGACGTGCTCTTCGTCACCAGCGTGTACGCGGCGGGCGAGGAGAGGATTCCGGGCGCCACGGGCGACGCGCTGGCGGAGGCCATCCGCGCGCACGGCCACCGCGACGTCACCTTCGTGGAGAAACGCCTGGACCTGCCGGCGGCGCTGCTGCCCCGGCTGCGCGAGGGCGACCTGGTGCTCACGCTGGGCGCGGGCGACATCACCCAGGTGGGGCCGGACCTGCTCTCCCTGCTGGGCACCTCTCCGCTGTCGAAGGGCTGA
- the murB gene encoding UDP-N-acetylmuramate dehydrogenase, translating into MVEAGVRTALVARVERLPDCELKAGEPLAPLTSVRVGGAAEALVRPRSPDAVVALLRLAREEGVPFSVLGGGANTLVGDGGVPGLTLKLPGDLFPEVADVGPEEGRLTLGCGAAIVRLVNLMRTNGLVGAEFLAGIPGTLGGAVAMNAGTKNGEAFRAIEAVEVATADGVGWLTKAQVPHAYRHSELPPGGVVTRVRFLLRKGDVVASKAAMDADLGYRKRTQPLSQPNFGSVFTNPPGDHAGRLIEVVGLKGHTLGRAQVSTLHANWIVNLGGATARDVLGLVTLMQQRVREETGVDMKPEVKRLGEFLP; encoded by the coding sequence ATGGTGGAAGCGGGCGTGAGGACGGCGCTGGTGGCCCGCGTGGAGCGGCTGCCCGACTGCGAGCTGAAGGCGGGCGAGCCCCTGGCTCCGCTCACCAGCGTCCGGGTGGGCGGCGCCGCGGAGGCCCTGGTGCGCCCGCGCTCGCCCGACGCGGTGGTGGCGCTGCTGCGGCTGGCGCGCGAGGAGGGCGTGCCCTTCTCCGTCCTCGGTGGCGGCGCGAACACGCTGGTGGGCGATGGCGGCGTGCCGGGCCTCACCCTGAAGCTCCCGGGGGACCTGTTCCCCGAGGTGGCCGACGTGGGCCCCGAGGAGGGGCGCCTCACGCTGGGCTGTGGCGCGGCCATCGTCCGCCTCGTCAACCTGATGCGGACGAATGGGCTGGTGGGCGCGGAGTTCCTCGCCGGCATTCCCGGCACGCTGGGCGGTGCGGTGGCGATGAACGCCGGCACCAAGAACGGCGAGGCCTTCCGGGCGATTGAAGCGGTGGAGGTGGCCACGGCGGACGGGGTGGGGTGGCTCACGAAGGCGCAGGTGCCGCACGCCTATCGCCACTCCGAGCTGCCGCCGGGCGGCGTCGTCACGCGGGTGCGCTTCCTCCTGCGCAAGGGGGACGTGGTGGCGTCCAAGGCCGCCATGGACGCGGACCTGGGGTACCGCAAGCGCACGCAGCCGCTGAGCCAGCCCAACTTCGGCAGTGTCTTCACCAACCCGCCGGGCGACCATGCCGGGCGATTGATTGAAGTCGTGGGCCTCAAGGGCCATACGCTGGGCCGCGCGCAGGTGTCCACCCTGCACGCCAATTGGATAGTCAACCTGGGCGGAGCCACCGCCCGCGACGTACTGGGCCTCGTCACCCTCATGCAGCAGCGGGTGCGCGAGGAGACCGGCGTCGACATGAAACCCGAAGTCAAGCGCTTGGGAGAGTTCCTGCCATGA
- a CDS encoding D-alanine--D-alanine ligase: protein MTPNRGAFTKDELKTKRVGVLYGGLSSERAVSLNTGAAVAGALRSLGYTVVDVDVGRDLPARLVAEKVDVAWLAVHGRYGEDGCLQGLLESMFIPYTGSGVLASALGMDKVYAKQVFVTHGIPTPAYRAFHDAASALAAADSLGFPFPVVVKPSREGSSVGVHIVKARADYDAAVQDAAKYAGTLLVEQFVKGREVQGGVLDDEALGVIEVRAAHEFYDYDAKYKADSGTQYLFPAPLPPDQYARVNEVSLAAHKALGCSGGSRSDVILTEGGEVFLLEINTLPGMTASSLLPKIAAGRGIDFPALCERLLLGASLKA from the coding sequence ATGACCCCGAATCGCGGCGCCTTCACGAAGGACGAGCTCAAGACGAAGCGCGTGGGCGTGTTGTACGGCGGCCTGTCCTCGGAGCGCGCGGTGTCCCTGAACACCGGCGCGGCGGTGGCCGGCGCGCTGCGCTCGCTGGGCTACACGGTGGTGGACGTGGACGTGGGCAGGGACCTGCCCGCGCGCCTGGTGGCGGAGAAGGTGGACGTGGCGTGGCTCGCGGTGCACGGGCGCTACGGCGAGGACGGGTGCCTCCAGGGGCTGCTGGAGTCCATGTTCATCCCCTACACCGGCAGCGGCGTGCTGGCCTCCGCGCTGGGCATGGACAAGGTGTACGCCAAGCAGGTCTTCGTCACCCACGGCATCCCCACCCCCGCGTACCGCGCCTTCCACGACGCGGCGTCGGCGCTGGCGGCGGCGGACTCGCTGGGCTTCCCCTTCCCGGTGGTGGTGAAGCCCAGCCGCGAGGGCAGCAGCGTGGGGGTGCACATCGTCAAGGCGCGCGCGGACTATGACGCCGCGGTGCAGGACGCCGCGAAGTACGCAGGCACCCTGCTGGTGGAGCAGTTCGTCAAGGGACGCGAAGTGCAGGGTGGCGTGCTGGACGATGAGGCCCTCGGCGTCATCGAGGTGCGCGCGGCGCATGAGTTCTACGACTACGACGCCAAGTACAAGGCGGACTCCGGCACGCAGTACCTCTTCCCCGCACCCCTGCCTCCGGATCAGTATGCCCGGGTGAACGAGGTGAGTCTGGCCGCGCACAAGGCCCTCGGCTGCAGCGGGGGCTCCCGGTCCGACGTCATCCTCACCGAGGGAGGCGAAGTGTTCCTGCTGGAGATCAACACCCTGCCTGGCATGACGGCCTCCAGCCTCCTGCCGAAGATTGCCGCCGGACGGGGCATCGACTTCCCGGCCCTCTGCGAGCGCCTCCTGCTGGGCGCCTCCCTCAAGGCCTGA
- a CDS encoding cell division protein FtsQ/DivIB encodes MAFGRTRNRRRQDTAQQKEAVKGAVRSHGPGVLKVLALTLATGLLVWGGVELRRWALTSPRFDLAAVSFSGLQRASRVELLRLAVLTKGQNLWTLDVGALERTMSQHPWVKTVEVTRRFPNRVSVEVTEHVPVALAVLSELYVLDEEGEPFKRVTPGDGLDLPLVTGLDREGYVTDPAVARERLRMALEVASAYARLSPDKAERLSEVRMEAQGLALVTASGQEVRLGQGDSEVKLQRLARVRRELGARGLAAEIIHLDNRARPGWVAVKLSSPVSERNGVSTR; translated from the coding sequence ATGGCCTTTGGCAGAACGCGAAATCGCCGCCGTCAGGACACCGCCCAGCAGAAGGAGGCGGTGAAGGGCGCCGTGCGCTCGCACGGGCCGGGCGTCCTGAAGGTGCTCGCGCTGACGCTGGCCACGGGCCTGCTGGTGTGGGGTGGGGTGGAATTGCGGCGCTGGGCGCTGACGTCGCCCCGCTTCGACCTGGCGGCGGTGTCCTTCTCCGGCCTCCAGCGCGCCTCTCGCGTGGAGTTGCTGCGGCTGGCCGTCCTGACGAAGGGGCAGAACCTGTGGACCCTGGACGTGGGCGCCCTGGAGCGCACCATGTCGCAGCACCCCTGGGTGAAGACAGTCGAGGTGACGCGGCGCTTCCCCAACCGCGTGTCGGTGGAGGTGACCGAGCACGTGCCGGTGGCCCTGGCGGTGCTGAGCGAGCTGTACGTCCTGGACGAGGAGGGCGAGCCCTTCAAGCGGGTGACGCCGGGGGACGGGCTGGATTTGCCGCTCGTCACGGGGTTGGACAGGGAGGGGTACGTGACGGACCCGGCGGTGGCGCGCGAGCGCCTGCGCATGGCCCTGGAGGTGGCGAGCGCCTATGCGCGGCTGTCACCCGACAAGGCCGAGCGGCTGTCCGAGGTCCGCATGGAGGCGCAGGGCCTGGCGCTGGTGACGGCGTCCGGCCAGGAAGTGCGCCTGGGGCAAGGAGATTCCGAGGTCAAGCTGCAGCGGCTGGCCCGCGTCCGGCGAGAGCTGGGTGCGAGAGGGCTTGCAGCGGAGATCATTCACCTGGATAACCGTGCCCGACCCGGTTGGGTGGCGGTGAAGCTTTCGAGCCCTGTCTCCGAGAGGAACGGGGTCTCGACGCGGTAA
- the ftsA gene encoding cell division protein FtsA, whose protein sequence is MAKQKSGEIIVGLDIGTTKICAIVGELTDSGIDIIGIGTHPSKGLRKGVVVNIEATVSSIRRAVEEAELMAGAEISHVYTGIAGGHIKGFNSQGIVAVKDKEVRDADIARVIDAAKAVAIPLDREVIHVLPQEFIIDDQGGIKEPLGMAGVRLEAKVHIVTGAVSSAQNIVKCANRTGLNVSDIVLQPLASAEAVLGEDEKELGVCLVDIGGGTTDIAIFSGGSIVHTAVIALGGNNLTSDIAIGLRTPAHEAERIKQKYGCALASLINKDDTIEVPSVGGRQPRVLGRQILCEILEPRVEEIFQLVHREIQKCGYEDLLASGVVITGGSTLLAGMPELAEEVLGLPVRRGMPRGIGGLVDVVKSPMYATGVGLVVYGAKHLDRRMFRIREENVYKKVKGRMREWLEEIF, encoded by the coding sequence ATGGCGAAGCAGAAGTCGGGGGAGATCATCGTCGGCCTCGACATCGGCACGACGAAGATCTGCGCCATCGTCGGGGAGCTGACCGACAGCGGGATTGACATCATCGGCATTGGTACGCACCCGTCGAAGGGGCTGCGCAAGGGCGTGGTGGTCAACATCGAGGCCACGGTGTCCTCCATCCGCCGCGCGGTGGAAGAGGCCGAGCTGATGGCGGGAGCCGAAATCTCCCACGTCTACACGGGCATCGCCGGTGGCCACATCAAGGGCTTCAACTCCCAGGGCATCGTCGCGGTGAAGGACAAGGAGGTCCGCGACGCGGACATCGCCCGTGTCATCGACGCGGCGAAGGCGGTGGCCATCCCCCTGGACCGGGAGGTCATCCACGTCCTGCCGCAGGAGTTCATCATCGACGACCAGGGCGGCATCAAGGAGCCGCTGGGCATGGCGGGCGTGCGCCTGGAGGCCAAGGTGCACATCGTCACCGGGGCCGTCTCGAGCGCGCAGAACATCGTCAAGTGCGCCAACCGCACGGGGCTGAATGTCTCCGACATCGTCCTCCAGCCGCTGGCGAGCGCCGAGGCGGTGCTGGGCGAGGACGAGAAGGAGCTGGGCGTGTGCCTCGTCGACATCGGCGGCGGCACCACGGACATCGCCATCTTCTCCGGCGGCTCCATCGTCCACACAGCGGTGATTGCGCTGGGCGGCAACAACCTCACCAGCGACATCGCCATCGGCCTGCGCACGCCCGCGCACGAGGCCGAGCGCATCAAGCAGAAGTACGGCTGCGCGCTGGCGTCCCTCATCAACAAGGACGACACGATTGAGGTGCCCAGCGTGGGCGGCCGGCAGCCGCGCGTCCTGGGGCGGCAGATTCTCTGCGAAATCCTGGAGCCGCGCGTGGAGGAGATCTTCCAGCTCGTGCACCGCGAAATCCAGAAGTGCGGCTACGAGGACCTGCTGGCCTCGGGCGTGGTGATTACGGGCGGCTCCACGCTGCTCGCGGGCATGCCGGAGCTGGCCGAGGAAGTGCTGGGGCTGCCGGTGCGCCGGGGCATGCCGCGCGGCATCGGCGGGCTGGTGGACGTGGTGAAGAGCCCCATGTACGCCACGGGCGTGGGCCTGGTCGTCTACGGTGCCAAGCACCTGGACCGGCGCATGTTCCGCATCCGCGAGGAGAACGTGTACAAGAAGGTGAAGGGCCGCATGCGCGAGTGGCTCGAGGAAATCTTCTGA